A genomic window from Candidatus Methylarchaceae archaeon HK02M2 includes:
- a CDS encoding cobalamin biosynthesis protein, whose translation MFSKGVSIITLSKYGVDTAIKIKNALSEMEYDCTVFAPAKYVTDGITPMNTKLGDFIKNIFDKVDAIISVMAIGITVRTIAPCLKDKRTDPAVVAVDDLGKFAVSLLSGHLGGSNQLTKLISDGIGASVVVTTASDLLGKKSVEELARELHCKINNFEGLLPVNSAIVNKESVIVVLTEGVSYLLGFIEDFETTVVDDVEMAKEIINAYDAGIIITEENAKGESKKPIVYLNPMKIVVGIGSKKNINKEEITKAITLALDRVNISLNRVNCLATAEIKKGSSIIEAAENLELPIEIIDMHKIKTLKHADLSLPSEIVKRQVGVGGVCEQAALIAAGKRASLLLKKTKFKEGVTIAISRGE comes from the coding sequence TAAGTGAAATGGAGTACGATTGCACGGTCTTTGCTCCAGCAAAGTATGTGACCGATGGAATAACGCCTATGAATACTAAACTAGGCGATTTCATTAAAAATATTTTTGATAAGGTGGATGCAATAATTTCGGTTATGGCTATCGGAATAACAGTTAGAACCATCGCTCCTTGTTTAAAAGATAAGAGAACCGATCCAGCAGTCGTCGCAGTTGACGATTTGGGCAAATTTGCAGTCAGTCTTCTCTCTGGTCATTTAGGTGGATCTAATCAACTTACAAAATTGATATCTGATGGGATAGGAGCTAGTGTTGTTGTTACAACTGCTTCCGATTTATTAGGTAAGAAGAGCGTTGAAGAACTCGCAAGGGAATTGCATTGCAAGATTAATAACTTTGAAGGCCTTCTACCTGTCAATTCAGCTATAGTGAACAAAGAAAGTGTAATCGTAGTTTTAACAGAAGGTGTTAGCTATCTACTCGGATTCATCGAAGACTTTGAGACAACAGTCGTGGATGACGTCGAAATGGCGAAAGAGATCATAAATGCTTATGATGCGGGTATAATCATCACGGAAGAAAATGCAAAAGGAGAGTCGAAAAAACCAATAGTCTATCTCAATCCTATGAAGATAGTTGTAGGAATAGGTTCTAAAAAGAATATCAATAAAGAAGAAATTACCAAAGCTATAACCTTAGCTTTGGATCGAGTAAACATCTCGCTAAATCGAGTGAATTGTTTGGCTACCGCAGAGATAAAAAAAGGTTCGTCTATAATTGAGGCTGCTGAAAATTTAGAATTGCCGATAGAGATCATAGACATGCATAAGATCAAAACGCTTAAGCATGCCGATTTGTCTCTACCTTCAGAAATTGTCAAAAGGCAAGTAGGAGTAGGAGGAGTATGCGAACAAGCAGCATTGATCGCTGCTGGGAAAAGAGCTAGTTTGCTCCTAAAAAAGACCAAGTTCAAGGAAGGTGTGACGATAGCCATCTCAAGAGGTGAATAG